One segment of Thermoplasmata archaeon DNA contains the following:
- a CDS encoding aldo/keto reductase, whose protein sequence is MRGKAGQKAAHASLERLGLSYIDLYLIHSPRANSPQDRIDSWRGLEKLQREGVCRAIGVSNYAVRHLEELAASSKTVPAVNQVEFHPFVYDPELAGYCERRGIRLEAWAPLTRGLRFGDPTVSSIAQAHGRTPAQILLRWGVEHGFIVLPKSVHRERITENARIFDFSLTRDEVTRLDGLRGGGGVSRMNPAQIP, encoded by the coding sequence ATCCGCGGGAAGGCAGGTCAGAAGGCCGCACACGCGAGCCTGGAGCGGCTTGGGCTCTCCTACATCGACCTCTATCTCATCCACTCGCCTCGGGCGAACTCTCCCCAGGATCGAATCGATTCTTGGAGAGGACTGGAGAAGCTCCAACGCGAAGGGGTTTGCAGAGCCATCGGCGTGAGCAACTACGCCGTTCGGCACCTCGAAGAGCTCGCGGCGAGCTCGAAAACGGTGCCGGCGGTGAACCAGGTCGAGTTCCATCCGTTCGTCTACGATCCGGAGCTCGCTGGCTATTGCGAGCGCCGAGGAATCCGGCTGGAAGCGTGGGCCCCGCTGACCCGCGGACTTCGATTCGGGGACCCTACGGTGTCCAGCATCGCCCAGGCGCACGGCCGCACTCCGGCGCAGATCCTGCTTCGATGGGGGGTCGAACACGGGTTCATCGTCCTCCCGAAGTCGGTGCATCGAGAGCGGATCACGGAGAACGCGCGGATCTTCGACTTCTCCCTCACCCGGGACGAAGTCACGAGGCTCGACGGGCTCCGGGGCGGCGGTGGCGTCAGTCGGATGAACCCAGCGCAGATTCCCTGA